Below is a window of Candidatus Rhabdochlamydia sp. T3358 DNA.
TCATGCGACGAGTACAAGGCGCGCGCGATGGAGGGCTTTCTGCAGGCCGTGTTCAATCCGTTGCGTTAAAGTTAGTCGTTGATAGAGAAAAGGAAATTGAAGTTTTCATTCCTGTTGAATATTGGAATATTCAATCTATTTTACAAACAGATAAAAACAGCACTCCAATTTATGCTAGCTTGCATGCAATCGACGGGAAAAAAGTAGAAAAAGAAGCAGTGCCTGGTAAAGATTGCATCCTTATTAATCATGAAGAAGCAGCTCATAAGATTGTAGCTCAACTACAAAATTCTTCTTATAAAGTGCAATCTGTTGAAAGAAAAGAGAAAAAACGCAATCCAGTACCCCCTTTTATTACCTCTACTTTGCAACAAGAAGCGAGTCGGCATTTTGGATTTTCCGCATCGCGCACTATGAATATTGCACAAGGCCTCTATGAAGGAATTGATCTTGGCAATACAGGAGCTGAGGGGTTAATTACTTATATGCGTACCGATTCTGTCCGTATTGCCCCCGAAGCAATTGACTTAGCCCGCAAATATATTACCAAAGTATATGGCAAGGAATTTCTTCCTGATCAAGGAAAACAGTATTCGAGTAAAAAAAATGCCCAAGACGCACACGAGGCTATAAGACCTACTAGCTTGCAATATAGTCCAGAGGAACTTAAAAGCTATCTGACAACTGATCAATACAAATTATACCTACTGATTTGGCGTCGTTTTTTAGCTTCTCAAATGAACCCAGCCATCTACGATACGGTTTCCTGCGATATCATAACCAATCAAAACATGCTGCTGCGAGCTACAGGATCCACTCTTAAATTTTCTGGATTCTTAGTCGTCTATGAAGAAAAGAAAGATGTCTCTGAAAAAGAAGAGCGGCAAGAAGATGAAAAGATGCTCCCTTCTTTGGTTGAAGGCCAACCCTTACTTCTGCTTGATGTGGATGCCCAGCAAGCTTTTACTCGTCCTCCTCCTCGCTTTACAGAAGCCTCTCTTGTTAAAGAACTAGAAAAATCAGGAATTGGTCGCCCTTCCACATACGCAACCATCATGAATAAAATTCAAAGTAGGGATTATACGGTTAAAGAAAAAGGCTCTCTTAAACCAACAGAGCTAGGAAGAGTCATTGCGCAAATGTTGGAAGAAAACTTTAAAATGATTATGGATGTAGGCTTTACTTCTGCAATGGAAGATGAGTTAGAGGAAATTGCCTATAATCATAAAAACTGGAAAGTATTACTTCATGATTTTTGGGAAAGATTTATTCCTTTTGTAGTAGCTGCTGAAAAAGAAGCCTTTGTTCCACGAGTGGCTACAGATATCGATTGTCCTAATTGTGGTCATAAATTGGAAAAAATCTGGGCGCGTAATAAATATTTTTATGGTTGTTCTAACTATCCTGCTTGTAATTTTACTACTCCTTTAGAAGCCTTAAATTTCAATAAAGGAGACTACGACCCTAACTTTAATTGGGATCAACTCTGTCCTAAATGTGAAAGTGCTATGAAAATTCGCTATGGTCGATTTGGTACTTTTTTAGGCTGTTCCCGATACCCAGAGTGTAAGGGGATTGTGAATATCCCTAAAAAAGATGAAATTCCAGCTCAAGACCTGCCTACCTGCCCTGCTTTAGGATGTGACGGGAAAATGGTGCAACGCCGTTCTCGTTTTGGCAAACCTTTTTTTTCCTGTTCCAACTATCCAGATTGCGATGTAATCATCAATAATCTGGATCAACTCACTGAAAAATATGTGGATCACCCCAAAACCCCTTATGTTTCTAAAAAACCAAAAAAAGGAAAAAAAAGTTCTTCCACAAAAAAAACAGTTAAAAAAGCCGTCAAAAAAACTACAAAAAATGCACATCTATATACATTGTCTTCAGAACTGCAAGCAGTTGTCAAAGAAGAAAAGCTATCTCGCCCCGAGGTGGTTAAAAAGATGTGGGAGTATATCAAAACACATAACTGCCAAGATAAAAAAAATAAACGCTTGATTATCCCAGATGCCAAATTAGCTAAAGTCTTTGGCTCAAAAGAACCGATTGATATGCTTAAATTAGCTGGTCTTTTGACTCCGCATTTGCAATAGTTTTTAAACAATAGCCGACAAAAATGCCAACATGAGTCCAAATATAGCTACGAAAAATCCCCTGATTAAACTGTAGACAAATGAACATCACAATAACGGAGAGTAAAAGAGCTACAGTTGTCTTTTTTTCTTCTAAAGAAATAAGAGGATTTTTAAGTAGTTTGTATGCTATTCGATAGATCACCCACCCAAAATAGCTAAATGCCAGTAATCCATATAAGCCTAAACTAGCTAACATTTCTGTGAACATATTAGTCGGATCAAATAGCTCTATGAGCTCTAATGTTGGGACTTGAAGCTTATCTAGCCCGTGTGCATGCATACATTGATAGTAGCCAACTCCGCCTAAACCTAGGCCAAATAGGGGAAATTGGTAAAAAGCATTCCAAGCATCTACAATTCCTTTCCAACGCTCTAAAAAAGACCAATGCGAAAAAAAACCCACTTTAAAAAATTTATAAAAAGTATGTATGAATAAATCTTGAAAAAACAGCCCTATTGTACAAAAGATTAAACTAAAACCACTCATAAAGACTAATAGATTACGGCGCAATCCCGTTACTATTTTTTGGACTAAAGGCAAATAGCTACAAGAAAATCCTATAATACAAAATACAAAATAAGAAAAAAAAGCGCCCGTTGAAGTCGATAGTAACAATAATAGATTAATCCCCATTAACTTTAAAAAAGAACTAAAACTCCATCTAGCTGTTAATAGATATTTAGTATTCGCGTAAACTACAAAAGGAATAGCGTATAAAGCGTAAAAGGAAGGTTCATAAGCCATTGCTTGCCCTCTTGCAAGACCTGCTCCCATGCTTGGGTTTACATATTGTTTTACAAAAGGATCAATAATTCCCACAGTTGAAAGAAATAGTTGCAAGGCTGCATGCATTCCTACAAACAAAAAAGAAACAAAGTAAAGTCGTAATATTTTTTGAGTATCGAATAATAACATCAAATTCAAGGGAAGTAGAAAATATATGACATAAGTAAAGAGCGCAATAAATACATAACCAAAGCTTCGATAGGGATAAATGCCTTGAATAGCAGATAGTATAAACGAAGAGAGAAGAAGCAGAAAGCCAATAAATAATTTTCGATCGGCAACCCGCAGGTTTTGAGAAAGACAAAGCGTCACAAAAAGCCACAGCGCTAATACATGGTTTACTCTTAACTTAAATAAAGAGATTTTAATATGTAAAAGCTCTGCAGGAATAGTCATAAAATAGATAAACAAGAAAACACAGAAAAAATTGATAGCTCGAAAAGACTTTAAGCGAATTGGTAATGTACTCATGTTCTTTGATAGATATCCTCCAGGCGAATAATATCATCCTCTCCCACGTATTCACCTACTTGAACCTCTATCAACTCTAGTAACACTTTACCAGGATTTTCTAGGCGATGGATTGCTCTTTTAGGCACAAAAATGCTTTCATTTTCAGACAGAATAGTTTCTTGTTGATCAATTGTAACCTTAGCTGTTCCTTTTACCACTACCCAATGTTCGCTACGATGATAATGCATTTGCAAACTGAGCCGTTGTTTAGGCTCCACTACGATTCTTTTTAATTTATAGCGCTCTGCCTCTTCTAATACAGTAAAATGACCCCAAGGACGGTGTGATGTAGGATGTAAATAAGATTCCTTAGCCTCTTGCTTTTGCAACTGTTCTACTAAAGCCTTTACTCTTTGAGATTCTCCTTTTTTCCCAATAAATAATGCATCTGCAGTTTCCACAACGATTAAATCCTCTAACCCAATAGTAGAAATCAAACGCTTGTTTCCCATAATTAAACAGTTTTTGGTATCTATATCTAAAACGTTTCCCATTTTTGCATTATTATGCTGATCTTTTTCTAGAAAATCATACACACTATCCCAAGATCCTACATCTGACCAATTAAGATCTAAGCGCACAACTTTTGTATTAGTGGATTTTTCCATTAAGGCATAATCAATAGAAAGACTTGGTAGCTCAGAAAAACTAGTTACAAACTCTTTGAAATCCCCTGAAATTCTCATACCAATTTCTGGGCAATACTTTTGAAGTTCTTCCATAAGATTTTTAATTTGAAATAGAAAAATACCAGCGTTCCATAAATATTGACCTGAAAGTAGGTATTTCTGCGCTAGAGCAAAATCGGGTTTTTCTACAAACTTATCCACATGATAGATGTTTTCTTGATCTTGCTCGCCTAATTTAATGTAACCATAACCTGTTTCTGGTTTATTAGGACGCACACCAAAAATCACATTTCTTGCTTCTTGCGCGATTTTTTCCGCTCCGACTAAAGCATTGATGAATATCTCCTGAGGGGAAATCAGATGGTCTGAGGAACAAATTAAAACACATTCCTGAGGAGAAACTTCTAAGAAAGAGGTTAAGTAACAAATAGCAAGTGCAATAGCAGGCGCTGTGTTTTTTTGTTCTGGTTCTATTAAAATCTGATTTTCCAAATGAAAAGAAATTTCCATTGCTTGTGTTTTCACTAAATGAAAATAACCTTGGCTGGTTACAATTAAAATATCCTTTGGGTCAATAATAGGAATAAATCGCTCAATTGTCTTTTGTAATAAAGAACGCTTTTCCCCAAAATGTAAAAATTGTTTAGGCATCTCTCTACGAGAATAAGGCCATAATCTTGTTCCGCTACCGCCTGCTAAAATGATGGCTTTCATATTTTTCCTCGGTTTTTTTATCAATGAGAGCGCGAAATTCCGCATGAAATCTCTTTCTGTTAAACTTTTGCGCATGTTGATAAATTCTATTTGGATCAAATTCTTTTTTCTCAAAGCAAGCAATGGCATCTAATAAACTAGCCACTTGCTGTTTTTCAAAAAAAACTCCTGTTTGATTTTCTATAACGGTTTCTAATGTCGCTCCTTTCCCAAAGGCAATGATGGGAACCCCTGCTGCTTGCGCTTCTACAACACAAATCCCAAAATCTTCTTCAGCAGCAAAAATAAAAGCCTTTGCTTTAGCTACATAAGAATGCATGATCTCATCGGGCAGATAACCTAAGATCTCTACGTTTTTAGTAGCCAATTGCTTGATTTTTTTCATTTCAGGACCGCTACCAATCACAAGAAGTTTATGCTGAGGCAGGTAAGAAAAAGCTTTCACTATCAGATCTACTCTTTTATAAGGCACCAAACGAGAAACCGTGATGAAATACTCTTCTTTTTTATCTTGTATACAAAAACGCTCAACATCAACTGGAGGATAAATCACAGATGATTCTCTACCATAAAGTTTATGAATGCGGCGAGCGATATAAT
It encodes the following:
- the topA gene encoding type I DNA topoisomerase → MTKALIIVESPAKIKTLRKLLGSNYLFESSLGHIRDLPQKGFGIDVENDFEPQYTIMPDKKDVIDRLKKAAKQVSIVYLSPDPDREGEAIAWHIASILPKGTKFKRVTFNAITKEAVSEALKHPRQIDQGLVDAQQARRLLDRIVGYKISPILMRRVQGARDGGLSAGRVQSVALKLVVDREKEIEVFIPVEYWNIQSILQTDKNSTPIYASLHAIDGKKVEKEAVPGKDCILINHEEAAHKIVAQLQNSSYKVQSVERKEKKRNPVPPFITSTLQQEASRHFGFSASRTMNIAQGLYEGIDLGNTGAEGLITYMRTDSVRIAPEAIDLARKYITKVYGKEFLPDQGKQYSSKKNAQDAHEAIRPTSLQYSPEELKSYLTTDQYKLYLLIWRRFLASQMNPAIYDTVSCDIITNQNMLLRATGSTLKFSGFLVVYEEKKDVSEKEERQEDEKMLPSLVEGQPLLLLDVDAQQAFTRPPPRFTEASLVKELEKSGIGRPSTYATIMNKIQSRDYTVKEKGSLKPTELGRVIAQMLEENFKMIMDVGFTSAMEDELEEIAYNHKNWKVLLHDFWERFIPFVVAAEKEAFVPRVATDIDCPNCGHKLEKIWARNKYFYGCSNYPACNFTTPLEALNFNKGDYDPNFNWDQLCPKCESAMKIRYGRFGTFLGCSRYPECKGIVNIPKKDEIPAQDLPTCPALGCDGKMVQRRSRFGKPFFSCSNYPDCDVIINNLDQLTEKYVDHPKTPYVSKKPKKGKKSSSTKKTVKKAVKKTTKNAHLYTLSSELQAVVKEEKLSRPEVVKKMWEYIKTHNCQDKKNKRLIIPDAKLAKVFGSKEPIDMLKLAGLLTPHLQ
- a CDS encoding mannose-1-phosphate guanylyltransferase/mannose-6-phosphate isomerase, whose translation is MKAIILAGGSGTRLWPYSRREMPKQFLHFGEKRSLLQKTIERFIPIIDPKDILIVTSQGYFHLVKTQAMEISFHLENQILIEPEQKNTAPAIALAICYLTSFLEVSPQECVLICSSDHLISPQEIFINALVGAEKIAQEARNVIFGVRPNKPETGYGYIKLGEQDQENIYHVDKFVEKPDFALAQKYLLSGQYLWNAGIFLFQIKNLMEELQKYCPEIGMRISGDFKEFVTSFSELPSLSIDYALMEKSTNTKVVRLDLNWSDVGSWDSVYDFLEKDQHNNAKMGNVLDIDTKNCLIMGNKRLISTIGLEDLIVVETADALFIGKKGESQRVKALVEQLQKQEAKESYLHPTSHRPWGHFTVLEEAERYKLKRIVVEPKQRLSLQMHYHRSEHWVVVKGTAKVTIDQQETILSENESIFVPKRAIHRLENPGKVLLELIEVQVGEYVGEDDIIRLEDIYQRT
- a CDS encoding glycosyltransferase, producing the protein MTTAIVYDWLVESAGGEKALEAIYELYPSPVYTLVHNKKTFKPTFLTKEIHTSFIQKMPFGSSCHRYYLPFFPLAIEQFDLRDHNLVISLSHAVAKGVLTHPDQLHVCYCFTPMRYAWDLMHCYLERAEVWQRGFARFALHYLRSWDIASLNRVDHFVAISHYIARRIHKLYGRESSVIYPPVDVERFCIQDKKEEYFITVSRLVPYKRVDLIVKAFSYLPQHKLLVIGSGPEMKKIKQLATKNVEILGYLPDEIMHSYVAKAKAFIFAAEEDFGICVVEAQAAGVPIIAFGKGATLETVIENQTGVFFEKQQVASLLDAIACFEKKEFDPNRIYQHAQKFNRKRFHAEFRALIDKKTEEKYESHHFSRR